A single region of the Desulfovibrio inopinatus DSM 10711 genome encodes:
- a CDS encoding SufB/SufD family protein, whose protein sequence is MNTIDLKQFDFESQAQEVIDDLSTISEDDKQQLLMSGIDVDEAQRSGTFLLFDHKNVHCRTTHAGVEMMDIKDALKKYDGLPDYYWKLVDKDKDEYTRATSENLHGGYFIRTEKGAKITEPIQSCLFLKGNKIGQNVHNIVIVEEDSELHIITGCSVSHGAEGGAHLGISEFYVKKNAKLTFTMVHNWSESMVVRPRTAGVVEEGGVFLNNYVLLKPVKDLQAYPRIDLNGRGAVARFNSVIVAPEGSVIDTGSRIELNAPETKGEMIARTITTGGKIIARGYIGGNSVPARGHLECRGLILGGGSIHAVPELMATIDGVELSHEAAVGKIAQEEIEYLMARGMDEDEATSTIVRGFLNVDIMGLPKKLQDSIERTIQETEKDMF, encoded by the coding sequence ATGAACACCATCGATTTGAAACAATTCGATTTTGAAAGCCAGGCACAAGAGGTTATCGACGACCTGAGCACCATTAGCGAAGACGATAAGCAACAACTCTTGATGTCCGGCATCGATGTGGACGAAGCCCAGCGTAGCGGGACGTTTTTGCTTTTTGACCATAAGAATGTCCATTGCCGGACAACCCATGCCGGCGTCGAAATGATGGATATCAAAGACGCTCTGAAAAAATATGATGGTCTTCCTGATTACTATTGGAAGCTTGTTGACAAAGATAAAGATGAGTACACCCGCGCCACGAGCGAAAATCTGCATGGCGGCTATTTTATCCGCACGGAAAAAGGCGCGAAAATCACGGAACCCATTCAGTCCTGCTTATTCCTGAAAGGAAATAAGATCGGTCAGAATGTCCACAACATCGTTATCGTGGAAGAAGACTCCGAGCTGCATATCATCACGGGATGCTCGGTTTCGCATGGGGCTGAAGGCGGCGCACACCTTGGAATTTCCGAATTCTACGTGAAGAAGAACGCAAAGCTCACCTTCACCATGGTGCACAATTGGTCGGAAAGCATGGTTGTACGCCCCCGTACGGCCGGGGTGGTTGAGGAAGGCGGTGTTTTTCTCAACAACTATGTTCTGCTGAAACCAGTCAAGGACCTGCAGGCGTATCCCCGCATCGATCTGAACGGCCGCGGTGCCGTTGCACGGTTCAACTCGGTTATTGTGGCTCCTGAAGGTTCGGTGATCGATACCGGAAGCCGTATTGAACTTAATGCGCCCGAGACCAAAGGTGAAATGATTGCCCGCACCATTACCACGGGCGGCAAAATCATTGCGCGCGGCTATATTGGCGGAAACAGCGTTCCGGCACGTGGTCACCTCGAGTGCCGTGGGCTTATTCTTGGTGGTGGTTCCATCCATGCTGTGCCTGAGCTGATGGCGACGATCGACGGAGTAGAACTGTCTCACGAAGCTGCTGTGGGCAAAATTGCACAGGAAGAAATCGAATATCTCATGGCCAGAGGCATGGACGAAGACGAAGCTACGTCGACCATTGTCCGCGGATTTTTAAATGTGGATATTATGGGGTTGCCCAAGAAGCTCCAAGATTCCATTGAAAGAACGATACAAGAAACCGAAAAGGATATGTTCTAA
- the tssI gene encoding type VI secretion system tip protein TssI/VgrG — protein sequence MDYSKPLYSFSIEGLPDNTFSVIHFQGNETLSGLYQYDIMLASSEYDIDIDQLMNKTCTLVMNLWETPVPVHGVPALFEQLREVDGYTFYQIRLVPRLWLLTMTQHNQIFLDQTVPQILESAMQDGGLSPDIDFGFVLHRPYSSWNYVCQFNESHFNFISRWMERDGLYYYFDQSGSQEKMIVTDDLMTHVVAQGCDEVIYVLPSALDEPVRNNVVNDFILRQRPLPQSVLLKDYNYEMPSLDLSSKATVSPNGMGEVYIYGDHLRSTEEAEALAKIRAQELTCQEKVYHGKSMVPSFRAGYLFSLHRHPKTTFNSTYLITSITHEGHQEAYLQSGLGLDISKDHVRMDYSNQFTCIPAKVQYRPERKTTRARFHGTMNAKIDAEGNGKYAELDDQGRYKVILPLDLSGRHDGHATYWIRMMQPYAGSGGMGFHAPLHKGTEVLLTFIDGDPDRPIIAGAVPNVETQSPVTNTNQTHIELTSGGNNRFHMQDLEGQQRILLSSPTQSSWFRMGAPNDPPAATTATTGDDDDEDSHTNVDGFAFSTEGSYNGIFKESYKVEVGGNSTSLTLGGEETIVGGFHNKTVLGVAADLTVGTDFGAFLGTKIEYQKGIKYEKGDLVSMSQHKQKIYNAESLFVLTAGITEPSTEFQDQAFKTSAAAGAVIGAGLGVSSESLAGVATGAVMGAGVLGGVVAGMTSSSVAEIEATDQPPAPTFIVMKPTLLHMQAEAPDTTMKMNATEVTLVTPKLTITAPSITLNGDVKIDGMLNVTGTSTFEGAVVANTTVTIDGITTINEETFINGDCNIEGAASIEGDCTIEGDCTVLGEFEGA from the coding sequence ATGGATTATTCCAAACCACTCTACTCCTTTTCGATCGAAGGTCTGCCCGACAATACCTTCTCGGTCATCCATTTTCAGGGCAATGAAACGCTTTCCGGGTTGTATCAGTACGATATCATGCTCGCGTCTTCGGAATATGACATCGATATTGATCAGCTTATGAATAAAACGTGTACCCTCGTCATGAACCTTTGGGAGACACCGGTACCGGTGCATGGAGTCCCGGCGCTTTTTGAACAATTGCGGGAGGTTGATGGGTACACATTTTACCAAATCAGACTTGTTCCGCGTCTTTGGCTCTTGACAATGACGCAGCATAACCAGATTTTCCTCGATCAAACCGTCCCACAAATTCTTGAAAGCGCCATGCAAGACGGTGGCTTGTCACCGGATATCGATTTCGGCTTTGTGCTTCATAGACCGTACTCGTCGTGGAATTACGTCTGTCAATTCAATGAATCACATTTTAATTTTATCTCACGGTGGATGGAACGCGACGGGCTGTATTACTATTTTGATCAATCGGGGAGTCAGGAAAAAATGATCGTCACGGACGACTTGATGACCCATGTTGTCGCTCAAGGTTGTGACGAGGTGATATACGTCCTTCCTTCGGCCCTTGACGAACCGGTCCGTAACAATGTCGTCAATGATTTCATATTACGCCAACGCCCACTGCCACAATCCGTTCTTCTGAAAGATTATAATTACGAAATGCCGTCTTTGGATCTTTCCAGCAAAGCCACCGTATCCCCCAATGGAATGGGCGAGGTATATATTTATGGCGACCATTTGCGTTCGACGGAGGAAGCCGAAGCTCTCGCCAAAATCCGAGCACAAGAACTCACCTGCCAGGAAAAAGTCTACCATGGAAAAAGCATGGTTCCTTCGTTTCGTGCGGGATACCTCTTCTCTCTTCACCGTCATCCCAAAACGACATTCAATAGCACCTATCTCATTACCAGCATTACTCATGAAGGACATCAAGAAGCATATCTTCAATCCGGACTTGGTCTCGATATATCCAAAGATCATGTCCGCATGGATTACTCCAATCAATTCACGTGTATCCCGGCCAAGGTTCAGTATCGACCTGAGCGCAAAACCACACGTGCCCGATTCCACGGAACGATGAACGCCAAAATCGATGCCGAGGGCAACGGGAAATATGCCGAACTTGATGACCAAGGCCGATATAAAGTGATCCTGCCGTTGGACCTTTCAGGACGCCATGACGGTCACGCTACCTACTGGATTCGTATGATGCAGCCGTACGCTGGATCAGGCGGTATGGGGTTTCATGCTCCACTCCATAAAGGTACCGAAGTGCTGCTGACATTCATCGACGGCGACCCCGATCGCCCCATTATCGCCGGTGCCGTGCCCAACGTTGAGACACAAAGTCCGGTCACAAACACGAATCAAACACACATCGAATTGACCAGCGGCGGGAATAACCGCTTCCACATGCAGGATCTGGAAGGTCAACAACGCATTTTGCTTTCGTCTCCGACCCAAAGTTCGTGGTTTCGCATGGGGGCGCCCAATGATCCACCAGCCGCAACCACGGCCACGACAGGCGATGACGATGACGAAGACTCCCACACCAATGTCGATGGTTTCGCATTCAGTACGGAGGGATCATACAACGGAATCTTCAAAGAATCGTACAAAGTGGAGGTTGGCGGCAACTCCACAAGCCTGACGCTAGGCGGCGAAGAAACCATTGTGGGAGGTTTTCACAACAAGACCGTCTTAGGTGTCGCTGCGGACCTCACCGTCGGCACCGATTTTGGTGCGTTTTTGGGAACAAAAATCGAATACCAAAAAGGCATCAAATATGAGAAAGGCGACCTCGTATCGATGAGTCAACACAAGCAAAAAATATATAATGCGGAAAGCTTATTTGTTTTGACAGCGGGTATTACTGAACCCTCAACCGAATTCCAAGATCAGGCATTCAAAACTTCGGCGGCGGCAGGTGCCGTCATTGGCGCTGGTCTTGGAGTGAGCTCCGAGTCTCTTGCCGGTGTTGCAACCGGAGCCGTTATGGGAGCGGGCGTACTTGGCGGCGTGGTCGCCGGTATGACGAGTTCCAGCGTCGCGGAAATCGAAGCAACAGACCAACCGCCAGCACCAACGTTTATTGTCATGAAACCGACTCTTCTGCATATGCAAGCGGAAGCGCCGGATACCACCATGAAAATGAATGCAACGGAGGTGACACTCGTCACGCCGAAACTTACTATTACAGCGCCTTCCATCACACTCAACGGTGATGTTAAAATTGACGGAATGCTGAATGTTACGGGGACATCCACCTTTGAAGGAGCCGTCGTCGCGAACACGACCGTGACAATCGATGGAATAACAACCATAAACGAAGAAACGTTTATCAATGGAGATTGCAATATTGAAGGTGCAGCGTCGATAGAAGGCGATTGCACCATAGAAGGCGATTGCACCGTTCTTGGCGAATTTGAAGGAGCATAA
- a CDS encoding ABC transporter ATP-binding protein, with translation MLVIEDLHVKIGEREVLSGINLKIAESETFILFGPNGSGKTTLLMTLMGFGNYEITKGRIMFRGTDITHAPMYERARLGIGMSFQRPPTIHGLKTRHLVQLCARGRNIDVDTLAEQVNMQSFLERDINSGFSGGEIKRSELLQLRAQDPYLLLFDEPESGVDLENMKLVGSVVREMLRGDTTPQPDKSMKEITATKQTSGLIITHTGYILEYVNADRAQVLYNGHLCCESRPRDILDHVSKYGYQECVRCLQ, from the coding sequence ATGCTTGTAATCGAAGATCTTCACGTCAAGATCGGCGAACGGGAAGTGCTCTCGGGCATCAATCTCAAGATCGCAGAGAGCGAAACGTTTATCCTGTTCGGTCCCAATGGCTCGGGAAAAACGACGTTGCTCATGACGCTTATGGGTTTTGGCAACTACGAAATCACCAAGGGACGCATTATGTTCCGTGGAACGGATATTACGCACGCGCCCATGTACGAACGGGCTCGGCTCGGTATTGGCATGTCCTTCCAGCGTCCTCCAACTATTCATGGCTTGAAGACCCGGCATCTTGTCCAACTCTGCGCCCGTGGTCGCAATATCGATGTTGATACGCTTGCTGAGCAAGTTAATATGCAATCCTTTCTGGAACGCGATATTAACTCCGGTTTTTCCGGTGGTGAAATCAAACGGTCCGAATTGCTTCAGCTGCGTGCACAAGACCCCTACCTTTTGTTGTTCGACGAACCAGAATCCGGTGTCGACCTCGAAAACATGAAACTTGTCGGGAGTGTTGTTCGTGAAATGCTCCGCGGTGATACGACTCCCCAACCGGACAAGAGCATGAAAGAGATCACTGCCACCAAACAGACATCGGGACTGATTATTACCCATACCGGTTATATTCTGGAATATGTCAACGCCGACCGGGCGCAGGTGCTCTACAATGGTCATTTGTGTTGCGAGTCCAGACCTCGTGATATTTTGGACCACGTTAGCAAGTACGGTTATCAGGAATGCGTCCGCTGCCTGCAATAG
- a CDS encoding metal-dependent hydrolase yields MPGYRTHIFGALVAGAAVLAGLYWLGRSMPSIEMCLFLAVLVVLGGLFPDVDTDSKGQNLFYLALVGLDLYLIFNKQYRYAALLGFCALLPALGPHRGWTHTLWAMALVPLPVLLVPTFFYGIPWQSMLPYYLAVVLGYFSHLALDRKFW; encoded by the coding sequence ATGCCCGGATATAGAACCCATATTTTCGGAGCATTGGTTGCTGGGGCAGCCGTTTTGGCCGGCTTGTACTGGTTGGGACGATCCATGCCGAGCATAGAAATGTGTCTTTTTTTGGCCGTTCTTGTTGTGCTGGGAGGACTATTTCCCGATGTGGATACGGACTCCAAGGGACAGAATCTCTTTTATCTCGCTTTGGTCGGATTGGATCTATATCTTATTTTTAACAAACAATATCGTTATGCCGCATTGCTTGGTTTTTGTGCATTGCTGCCGGCTTTAGGGCCACACCGAGGATGGACGCACACGCTATGGGCCATGGCTCTTGTTCCGCTTCCGGTATTACTTGTTCCTACATTTTTTTATGGAATTCCATGGCAATCCATGTTGCCATACTATCTTGCCGTTGTTCTAGGATATTTCTCCCATTTGGCGTTGGATCGTAAATTCTGGTAA
- a CDS encoding rhomboid family intramembrane serine protease: MIPLKANIPRHTPALVTWVIFLGNVLVFFWQLRLPTAYQTALIYHYGLVPARLSDRTWAIMSGYTSSGVETFFTYMFLHGSIWHFALNMWVLWIFARNIEDVLGHTRFALFYLGTGIAASILHFIVDPLSTSPIIGASGAIAGVMGAYMRLFPHARVVTLIPIFIFPWIVEVPALLFLGIWFFIQIASGFAEWASTGQSGGGVAWWAHVGGFAAGWLLIFVFSRGRPCRYCYIADRKHYEKTT; the protein is encoded by the coding sequence GTGATTCCATTGAAGGCGAATATTCCACGACATACACCAGCGCTTGTCACCTGGGTGATATTTCTTGGAAATGTGCTTGTGTTTTTTTGGCAACTTCGGCTTCCGACAGCCTATCAAACGGCGCTTATCTATCATTATGGCCTTGTTCCTGCCCGGTTGAGCGATCGAACGTGGGCCATAATGAGTGGTTATACCTCTTCAGGAGTAGAGACGTTTTTTACCTACATGTTTTTGCATGGCAGTATATGGCACTTTGCTTTGAATATGTGGGTGTTGTGGATTTTTGCACGCAATATTGAAGACGTGCTTGGTCATACACGGTTTGCTCTGTTTTATCTTGGAACCGGCATTGCCGCTTCGATTTTGCATTTTATTGTTGATCCACTTTCCACCTCACCAATTATTGGAGCCTCCGGGGCGATTGCCGGCGTAATGGGGGCGTATATGCGACTTTTTCCTCATGCAAGGGTTGTCACACTCATACCAATATTTATCTTTCCTTGGATAGTAGAAGTCCCGGCGTTGCTGTTTCTTGGAATCTGGTTTTTTATTCAAATTGCATCGGGATTTGCGGAGTGGGCCTCAACCGGACAATCCGGAGGAGGCGTGGCATGGTGGGCGCATGTGGGAGGATTTGCTGCGGGGTGGCTTTTGATATTTGTCTTTTCCCGTGGTCGCCCTTGTCGGTATTGTTATATTGCTGACAGAAAACACTATGAGAAGACCACTTGA
- a CDS encoding DUF4150 domain-containing protein: MFALTMMNGMCMAFPDVCLTPTPVGPIPIPYPNMSMGEMADPATCADTVNVLGMPALMQESQIMLSQGDDGGVNGGIMSGIFIGPTEFLLGADDVIFEGGPALPMGATMTGQNGEGMPNIEGDYIVPSQTVVMALG, translated from the coding sequence ATGTTTGCGCTGACGATGATGAACGGCATGTGTATGGCATTTCCCGATGTCTGCCTGACACCGACTCCTGTCGGTCCAATTCCTATCCCTTACCCCAATATGTCAATGGGTGAGATGGCCGATCCGGCGACATGCGCCGACACGGTGAACGTTCTCGGGATGCCAGCGCTCATGCAGGAATCACAAATTATGCTCAGCCAAGGCGACGATGGCGGGGTAAATGGTGGAATTATGTCTGGCATTTTTATTGGTCCCACCGAATTTTTACTTGGCGCAGACGATGTGATCTTTGAAGGCGGACCGGCATTACCAATGGGAGCAACCATGACCGGCCAAAACGGAGAAGGCATGCCCAATATCGAGGGAGATTATATTGTCCCGAGCCAAACCGTTGTCATGGCGCTTGGCTAA
- a CDS encoding pentapeptide repeat-containing protein has product MNRDDFVHALASNRALVELDLSGMDLSHLDLSKVIFERCRMTACNLSATILHKTSFIGVDLTGAQITEATITKSLFHTTKLESTNWAGCHVEDGDFSGNDCQQAVFSQSTLTRCDFSASNLTGANFQKAQTQRLSMRGAIVDGLQCHETVFHRADFTGVDMQRMVLGTTDLSGANLTRANLTGLHFQGCILNQAKLNEAIAHDGDFRGMRLNQVFFLKAQLEKAYFMESQLTSCQFGEAHASKTLWTDAHLTACFFNAAHVDRTDFSRAILEKCIFKKAFLHAANFSDTTLSYCDLSHADITEALLARTKLEYTNLHAVDVHRATVRDASMTTVLPTDPIRAQAEAFVPVQVSSR; this is encoded by the coding sequence ATGAACCGTGACGATTTTGTTCATGCGCTTGCCAGCAATCGGGCTCTTGTTGAGCTAGACCTTTCAGGGATGGACCTTTCGCATCTCGATTTGAGCAAGGTTATTTTTGAACGCTGCCGGATGACTGCATGCAACCTCTCAGCTACGATTCTCCATAAAACATCGTTTATCGGTGTAGATTTGACGGGTGCACAAATTACGGAAGCCACAATAACGAAGTCGCTCTTTCACACCACGAAACTCGAATCAACAAACTGGGCTGGCTGTCATGTCGAAGATGGAGACTTTTCCGGTAATGATTGCCAGCAAGCTGTGTTTTCTCAATCCACGCTCACGAGATGTGACTTCAGCGCATCCAATCTGACAGGAGCCAATTTCCAGAAAGCGCAAACCCAGCGTCTTAGCATGCGCGGTGCCATCGTGGACGGGCTTCAATGCCATGAAACAGTATTTCACCGTGCGGACTTCACCGGGGTTGATATGCAACGAATGGTTTTGGGGACCACCGATTTGAGCGGGGCCAATCTTACTCGGGCAAACTTGACGGGGCTTCATTTTCAGGGATGCATATTGAACCAAGCCAAACTCAACGAAGCCATCGCACATGATGGAGATTTTCGTGGTATGCGTTTAAATCAGGTGTTTTTCCTTAAAGCACAGCTCGAAAAAGCTTACTTTATGGAAAGCCAGCTTACGTCCTGTCAATTCGGTGAAGCCCACGCCTCGAAAACGCTTTGGACCGATGCGCATCTCACCGCCTGTTTTTTCAACGCGGCCCATGTTGATCGTACCGACTTCTCTCGCGCGATCTTGGAAAAATGTATCTTCAAAAAAGCATTCCTCCATGCGGCCAATTTTTCCGATACGACTCTGTCGTATTGCGACCTTTCGCATGCCGATATCACCGAAGCACTCCTTGCCCGGACCAAACTTGAATATACCAATTTGCATGCTGTTGACGTACATCGCGCCACGGTACGAGACGCGTCCATGACCACGGTTTTACCCACAGACCCGATCCGAGCGCAGGCTGAAGCGTTTGTTCCGGTTCAGGTTTCATCTCGCTAA
- a CDS encoding DUF3540 domain-containing protein, translating to MYDHASHLSLNDSTGMLTGRIEGRIDAIYTLRSTHGVYQAHKAVSCLIEPETGDTVLCGKDEVGHLFILAILMRPNATPSKIAFPDGVSVSAPGNRFDIDAEHVAIQANDTLQLAGRSTHLDADETVMRTRTFSLFSSILHAGVGIAEVIAESLDSVCDRVVARSKCSYRYVEELEQACLGRFRCLVDGSLFMRGRKASLNAEETVTIDGEEVHLG from the coding sequence ATGTATGATCACGCTTCGCACCTTTCTCTCAATGATTCGACTGGCATGCTGACCGGCCGTATTGAAGGACGGATTGATGCCATCTATACACTCCGTTCCACACATGGTGTGTATCAAGCTCACAAAGCAGTAAGCTGCCTCATTGAACCAGAAACGGGAGACACCGTCCTCTGTGGCAAAGATGAAGTGGGGCATCTGTTTATTCTGGCGATATTGATGCGGCCCAACGCAACCCCCTCGAAAATTGCTTTTCCGGACGGAGTTTCTGTCAGCGCCCCTGGCAATCGTTTCGATATTGACGCTGAGCATGTTGCTATTCAGGCCAATGACACGTTGCAATTAGCAGGTCGTTCCACACACCTTGATGCCGATGAAACCGTTATGCGCACCAGGACTTTTTCATTGTTTTCCTCAATACTGCATGCCGGTGTTGGTATTGCCGAAGTGATTGCGGAAAGCCTCGACTCCGTCTGTGATCGTGTCGTGGCGCGATCGAAATGCAGCTACCGTTATGTCGAAGAGCTTGAGCAGGCCTGTTTGGGACGATTCCGTTGCTTGGTGGATGGATCATTGTTTATGCGGGGACGTAAAGCGAGTCTCAATGCTGAGGAAACCGTCACGATTGACGGTGAAGAAGTTCACTTAGGATAA
- a CDS encoding DUF2169 family type VI secretion system accessory protein: protein MKLLRPPELVISRKPFTWQGNHRLCVTAQLAFTLTSPSQTIKAAHAWKQLAPLAEQIGGLDAGMPKGRGEFLVAGTCWASQNTPVEALEVAVTVGPQNKHLYVFGDRSWQSRKTNARLPVPTPFQSMPITWANAFGGPGYDSNPIGKGFLDPSPQKRSTAISLPNIEHPNHLIGSINDRPQPVGLGPIPPHWSQRRQLAGTYDQNWKRRDWPGFPSDLNWRFFNCAPDDQRINGYWKGDESIALFNMHPQDTCIETHLPKIRVRCLSGESLADDNAQEPPTNLDTVWLFPDVGIGMLFYRAVFTVADEEASNLGWILCWTESLDDSPTSPDVYLAKVQERRERLPKSEHPQTPPAQPETQLPRKEDVPSEKPLWSSAPGLSRQDITDGHAAGRSFANTDCRGMDYSGLSLSGILFCGADLRGTNFSGADLSAADLTGARLDGATFVNARCSAARFDKATALHACFDQAQLDRISAQQFDATDASFNQARMDSADLRGFQGIRSQFQNASLLQVNATKADFSQANATNAVLKQSILDQACFEQAILDAADLTETHLKTTQMTGVHAVGTRFDKSVMATTDFSSAKLDNAVFDGATGSKVLFFGAQANGISLVKTSLEHVRGNRNTELINAIFTDSDLPRMSMRFAKLPKADFSKARLLRTSFQGAHLDGASFAASNAPNIVFTKANLDHANLTGMNAMHARLRKASLQRADLRQANLYGADVYKVVVDNTRFDGTNLHQTLLADWGKS from the coding sequence GTGAAACTGCTTCGACCACCGGAACTTGTTATTTCGCGCAAACCATTCACATGGCAGGGAAATCATCGTCTTTGCGTGACTGCACAACTTGCGTTCACGCTTACATCCCCCTCCCAAACAATAAAAGCAGCACACGCTTGGAAACAACTGGCTCCTCTTGCTGAACAGATCGGCGGTCTCGACGCAGGCATGCCGAAAGGACGCGGTGAATTTCTTGTCGCCGGCACATGCTGGGCATCACAAAACACTCCAGTCGAAGCGTTGGAAGTCGCTGTTACCGTCGGTCCGCAGAACAAGCACCTTTATGTTTTCGGCGATCGCTCATGGCAAAGCCGCAAAACAAACGCGCGGCTTCCTGTTCCCACACCATTTCAATCAATGCCTATCACATGGGCCAATGCCTTCGGTGGACCGGGCTACGATTCCAATCCTATCGGGAAAGGATTTCTTGATCCCTCTCCTCAGAAGCGATCAACTGCTATCTCTCTTCCCAATATTGAACATCCCAACCACCTCATCGGCTCCATCAACGACCGACCTCAGCCGGTAGGTTTGGGGCCGATCCCCCCCCATTGGTCACAACGTCGCCAACTTGCCGGAACGTATGACCAAAACTGGAAAAGGAGGGATTGGCCGGGTTTTCCTTCTGACCTCAACTGGCGCTTCTTCAATTGCGCCCCCGACGATCAACGTATCAATGGCTATTGGAAGGGAGATGAATCCATTGCCCTCTTCAATATGCACCCGCAAGATACTTGTATTGAGACACATTTACCCAAGATCCGTGTTCGCTGTCTCTCCGGCGAGTCACTTGCCGATGACAACGCGCAAGAACCTCCTACAAACTTGGACACGGTGTGGTTGTTTCCCGATGTCGGCATAGGTATGCTGTTCTATCGTGCTGTTTTCACTGTTGCGGATGAAGAAGCATCGAATCTCGGCTGGATTTTATGTTGGACCGAATCACTCGATGATTCCCCGACATCTCCCGATGTCTACTTAGCAAAAGTACAGGAGCGCCGTGAGAGACTCCCGAAGTCAGAACATCCACAAACGCCTCCAGCACAACCGGAAACACAGCTCCCTCGAAAAGAAGACGTCCCTTCAGAGAAACCGCTCTGGTCATCGGCTCCCGGCTTGAGTCGTCAAGACATCACCGACGGTCATGCAGCAGGTCGGTCTTTCGCAAACACGGACTGTCGAGGAATGGATTACAGCGGCCTTTCCCTTTCCGGGATTCTCTTTTGCGGTGCCGATCTCCGAGGAACAAACTTTTCCGGAGCTGATCTCAGTGCAGCCGATTTAACCGGAGCCCGTCTTGATGGGGCAACGTTTGTCAACGCACGATGCAGTGCTGCTCGCTTCGACAAGGCTACCGCGCTGCATGCATGTTTCGATCAGGCGCAACTCGATAGAATTTCAGCTCAACAATTCGATGCAACCGATGCCTCATTCAACCAGGCACGAATGGACTCCGCCGATCTCCGTGGTTTTCAAGGCATCCGTTCTCAGTTTCAAAATGCATCACTTCTTCAAGTCAATGCAACCAAAGCGGATTTTAGCCAAGCGAATGCAACCAATGCCGTGCTGAAACAGTCTATTTTGGATCAAGCTTGCTTTGAACAGGCAATACTTGATGCAGCCGATTTGACGGAAACCCATCTCAAGACCACACAAATGACGGGTGTCCATGCGGTGGGAACGCGATTTGATAAATCTGTCATGGCAACAACCGACTTCAGCTCTGCTAAACTCGATAACGCTGTCTTCGACGGCGCCACGGGGTCAAAAGTATTGTTTTTCGGAGCTCAAGCCAACGGTATCAGTTTGGTAAAGACGTCTTTAGAACATGTTCGCGGCAACCGGAACACGGAACTTATTAACGCTATTTTTACCGACAGTGACCTCCCCAGGATGTCCATGCGATTTGCAAAGCTCCCGAAAGCAGACTTCAGCAAGGCGCGTCTTCTCCGGACCAGCTTTCAGGGAGCCCATCTCGACGGAGCATCGTTTGCAGCCAGCAATGCCCCGAACATTGTATTTACCAAAGCCAACCTTGACCACGCGAATCTCACAGGCATGAATGCGATGCATGCACGATTACGCAAGGCCAGTCTTCAGCGTGCCGACCTCCGTCAAGCCAACCTCTATGGAGCCGATGTGTATAAAGTCGTCGTCGATAACACACGCTTTGATGGCACCAACCTCCATCAAACACTCTTAGCCGATTGGGGAAAATCATGA